ACACGCTCAGGCCCGGGCCGATCTCGTCCGGGAACGAGAAGAGGTCCAGCTCCAGTCCGAGCTTGCGGTGGTCGCGCTTGGCGGCCTCCTCGAGGCGGGTCTTGTACGCGCGCAGCTCGTCCTTCGTGGGCCACGCGGTGCCGTAGATGCGCTGCAGCTGCGGGTTCTTCTCGCTGCCCCGCCAGTAGGCACCCGCCACGCGCGTGATGTCCCAGCCGTTGCCGATCATGCGGGTGCCGGGGACGTGGGGTCCGCGGCACAGGTCCTTCCAGACGGTCTCACCGTCGCGGCTGACGTTGTCGTAGATGGTGAGCTCGCCGGCGCCGACCTCGACCGACGCACCCTCCGCCGCGTCGGCGGAGCCGCCCTTCAGCCCGATCAGCTCGAGCTTGAACGGCTCGTCGACCAGCTCGGCGCGGGCCTCGTCGTCGCTCACGACGCGTCGGACGAAGCGCTGGCCCTCGCGGACGATGCGCTCCATCTCCTTCTTGACCGCCTTGAGGTCCTCGGGCGTGAACGGCTCGTCGACGCCGAAGTCGTAGTAGAAGCCGTCCTGGATGGGTGGGCCGATGCCCAGGTTCGCCTGGGGCTTGATGCGCTGGACCGCCTGCGCGAGGACGTGCGCGGTCGAGTGGCGCAGGATGTCGAGGCCGTCCGCGCTGTCGACGGTGACCGGCTCGACGGCATCCGTCTCGTCGACCACGGCGGCGAGGTCTTTCAGCTCCCCGTTCACGCGCATCGCGACGACGGAGCGGTCGGGGAAGAGGGCGAAGCCGTCGGCGGGGTACGACACGTCCGACGGGATGGCGACGTCAGTCAAGGGAACTCTCCTGGGGATGGCTCGGATCAAGGCTACCCGCCCGCCCGCACGGCACTCGGCGCGCGAGGGCGGGGTTGTGCTCAGCTTCGGACGCTCGCGCGCCCTGCCCGCTCAGGCGCAGAGCGTTCGCGTGCCGACGACCGCGACGACGACGGTCGCGAGGGTCATCCGGCCCGGTTCCATGCGCCCAGTCTAGTCGGGTCGCCCCGCAGGCGTGCTCTCACCCGTGACGCGGCGGCGGTGCCTGCAATATGCTGAGCCCCATCCGGGGGCGGGGAGAGCTCCCCGGGTGCGACGACACGCGAGCACGACATCCTCTGGGGGTCGACATGGGCGATGGAGCAGCCGGGACCGACGTCCCGCAGGCGACGACCGAGCGGGTGCGACGGCCGCTGCGATGCGGCGAGCCGACCGTGTACGACCTCGTCACGGAGGACGGCGTCACCGTCCGCCTGACGCGCTTCGAGGGCGGGTCGAAGGGGCCCGTCATCCTCACTCCCGGCTTCGGGACGTCGGCGGTCGCGTACACCCTCGACACGACGGACACCAACTTCCCCGAGTATCTGTACGAGCACGGCTACGACGTGTGGATCTTCGAGTACCGCGCGAGCCCGCACCTCGCGTCGGCGAGCACGCAGTTCTCGCTCGACGCCATCGCCCAGTACGACTATCCGGCCGCGGTGGCGAAGGTGCGTGAGATCACCGGGGCCGAGTCCGTGCAGATCGTCGCGCACTGCATCGGCTCGCTCACGATGCTGATGTCGATGGGTCTCGGACTGACGGGCGTCCGCTCCGCCGTCGCGTCGCAGGTGACGCTGCATCCGCGCGGCGGGGCCCTGAACGAGTTCCGCTCCGGGATCTATGCCGCAAGCGTCATGAAGGCGCTCGGGATCGACACCCTCACCACCGAGGAGGACGACGACCCCTCGTGGCTCGACAAGCTGTACGAGAAGGCGCTCGCGCTCTATCCGGCCGGAGAGGAGGAGTGCGAGAGACCGTTCTGCCGACGGGTGATGTTCATGTACGGCGAGGTGTACGACCACGACCACCTCAACGAGGCGACGCACGAGCACCTCGAGGAGGCGTTCGGCGTGGCGAACATGACGACGTTCCTGCAGATCACGAAGATCCTGCGCGAGGACCACGCCGTCAGCCTCGACGGCGAGCACGACTACCTCGAGGACGTCGAGGGGCTGCGACTGCCGATCGCGTTCATCCACGGCGAGCACAACCGGCTCTTCGTGCCCGAGGGCAGCCGACTGACGTACGAGTTCCTGCGCGAGCGGAACGGCCCGGACCTCTACACGCGTCACGTGATCCCCGGCTACGCGCATATGGACTGCTTCATCGGCAAGGACGCCGCGCGCGACGTCTACCCGCTCATCACCGCCGAACTGGACCGCTTCAACTGATCAGGAGTGTGCACATGACCACCGTCGACGACCCGACGCCCGCGGCGACGGCACAGGACGGGGCCCTCGCGGACCTGTTCAGCTACCCGCTGATGTCCTCCCTCACCGAGCGCCGCACGCGCCGCATCCCGCGCGGCTTCTCGGTGGACGCCGGTCCGCTCAGCCACGTCAGCCCGAACGAGCCGGCCCCGCTGTCGAAGCTGGAGGAGGCCATCCTCGTGACGGTCATCGCCGGCATCACCGGCTCGACCACGCACGACGGGCCGCTGACCAAGCCCGACGGCACGCCCGAACTCGGCACGCCGTTCCTCAACATCCTCGCGCGCACCGCCAGCAGCGCCGACAACGCGCAGGCGACGTCGTTCTTCATGATCAACGACGACGGGATCTTCCTGATCAAGACGCCGACGCCGCAGCGCGCCCTCGAGCTCGCCGCCGAGCTGCCGCCGTCGTGGGGCGACTGGACCGAAGCGGACTGGCTCGCCGCCGCCGATGAAGCGCTCGTGCGGGTCTCGGACAAGCGTCTGGACTTCCCGCGGGAGTGGCCCTACTACCTGGGCTGGAACGCGCAGGCGTCGAATGCGCCCGGCACGACGGTGTTCTTCCCGGTGGTCGACTGCACGTGGCAGTACATCAACGCGCTCATCATCCTCGCGTGCGAGCCGGAGGGGAAGCGCCCGATCTTCCTCGACGACTGGCGCCCGTTCAAGCCGAAGGGCGTGGTGGAGTGGCTGGCGAAGATCGGCGGAGAGCTCGGTCTGACCGAGAAGATCCCGTACCAGCCGATCGGCGGGTTGAAGTGGGCCCGCAGCGGCTTCGTCAGCCGCGAGAACAGTGCGCCGCTGGGATTCGGCGGTGCTCTGCGCACGGACTACGAGGCGTTCTTCTACTTCCAGAACCTCATGCTCACGGGGCAGGCCATGGGGCTCGGCGGATGGATCCACGGATCGGTGTTCCCGCCGTACATCTGGCAGCGGGATCCGTCGAAGGGGTGGCACGGCCTCGGCTTCCGCATGGAGGAGCCCAAGAAGCATCGCTCGTGGCCGCCCGTCCCCGCCTCGCAGCCGAATCCGGTCGGCATCGACGGGATCCTCGAGAGCCTGACCCCGCCCTACGTGGGCTCGATGGACGAGGCCGTGGACCGGGTCGTGGAGATGAAGTACGGAAAGGACGGCCCCGGGTACGGCAACGAGGAGATCTGGGCGCGCTCCTACCGGAACCGCTCGGACGCGAAGGCGTACACGGACGAGGGCACGAAGTTCGGTCCGAAGCAGATCCAGTACGTCAAGGAGGCCTGCAACTACATCTGGGACACGTACGGGCGCTTCCCGGCGCACGTCGACGCGTTCTACAGTCCCGGGATGTTCCTGCAGTTCGCGCACCTCGAGATCGAGTACTACGACCGGTTCTTCGACCCCAAGCAGTACGCGCGTCAGGCGGCGCACGACGCGCTGTGGCACCCCTGACGCGGTGGCCGGCTACCCGGGCGGCTGCGGTTCGAACCGGATCCGCAGACCGCTGCGGGGCATGGGGAAGATCTCGCGCGACAGCGTGAGGTCCTGCTCGGGAACCGACCACACACCCCGCCGCAGTGCGAGGGCGAGGTACAGCTTCGTGGCGACGGTCACCATGTCCTCACCCGGGCAGCGGTGTCCCGCCCGGTCGCCGTCGCCCTGGGGCACGTAGCTTCCGGGGGCGAGCTTCGCCTCTCGTTCGGGGGTGAACCGTTCGGGGTCGAAGACGTCCGGCTCGGCGAAGACGTCGGGGTTGCGCATCGTGATGTGGATCGCGCCGATCGCGCCCCAGCCCGCGGGGATGCGGTATCCGCCTACCTCCATCGGGGCGGTGACGCGCCCGAAGTTCGTCGAGGCGTTCATCGGGTAGTACCGGCGCACCTCCTTCGAGATCGCGCCCAGGTACTCGAGCCTGTCGAGGTCGTCGAGGGTGAGGTCGCCGTCGGGTGCGACCGCGAGCGCCTCGGCGCGCGCCCGCTCCATGATCTCGGGATTCCGGCCGAGGGCCATCGTCGCGAACGTCAGCGGCACGGTCAGCCCCGACTGGCCGGCGAACAGCAGGAACACCATGTCGTGGCGCAGCTCACGCGGGTCGACGCCGCGTGAGCGGGCGGAGTCGATCATGCGCGAGAGCGCGTCGTCCCGGGGTTCGGCGAGGTGGCGGTCGAGGGTGTCGTCGATGAGCGCCATGAGGTCGCGCCGTGCTCGCACCGCTCGTCCGTACTGCGTCCAGGGCAGCGGGATCGGCAGGGTCGTGAACGCCCCCGAGAACGCCGGCAGGAAGCGGAGCAGTCGCTCGACGTCCGCGGGCTGCGGGTCGACCAGGTACATCGCAGCGGTGTTCTCGGCGGTGAAGCGGCTCAGACTCTCGCGCACCGACACATCGGGCTGGGCCCTCCATCGGTCGAGCATGCGCTCGAGCCCCGCCTGCATCCCGGGCAGGTAGTGCGCGATCGCCTCGCGCCGCCACACCCCGTCCAGGATCGACAGCTTGCGCTCGCGGAAGTGCGGGCCGTCGGTGACCGCGACGGAGCTGTCGAACATCTGCGCGACCGGCAGGGGGTGCGCCCCGATGCGCTCGATGCGGGGATCCGTGGCGAACCGGTGGAACGCCTCGGGACCCGAGAACACGGCGAAGTCGATGCCGAACAGCCGGGTCTTGAAGACGGGCCCGTACCGGTCGAACCGATCGCGGAAGAACTGATGGTTGTCCTTGAGGATCGCCGCGGACTCGCCGAGCCAGGGCAGGCCGAGACGCCCGGGGGGCACAGCGGATTCGTTCGCCACGGTCGTCCTCCACGCGCCCCTGGTCCGGCGGATGACCTTCTTGTCAGGGGCGGATCGCGTCCCACATAATAGCGCCTAATGGACGACCCATCCGCGAGTTCCATCCACAGAGCGACCGTCGTGAGCACGGGCGCCGTCCGCATCCGCCCCGACCACGCGCGGGCCACCTGGAAGCCGACATTCCTCTGGCTGCTCACCTCGCAGCGGTGGACCGGCCCGAAGCCGATCAACGTGTACGTCATCGAGCATGAACGCGGCGTGGTCGTCTTCGACACCGGGCAGGATCGCGCGTCCGTGACCGATCCGGACTACTTCCCCACGGGACTGGCCGGGGTCGTGTTCGACCGCCTCGCGCGATTCGAGATCGCCGAGGACGAGACGCTGCCGGTCCTGATGCAGGCCGAGGGCTTCGATCCGGCCGCGGTGACGCACGTCGTCATCTCGCATCTGCACCAGGATCACATCGGCGGCATCGCCGACTTCCCCGAGGCCGAGGTCATCGTCTCGCGCGACGAGTGGGACGCGCACCGCAAGGCCGGTGCCGAGGTGCAGGGGTACATGCGCGACCACATCGACCTCCCGGGCGTGAGCTGGCGCATCGTCGACTTCGAGCCGACGGCCGATCCCCTGCTGGCGGACTTCGGCGGAGCCCTCGACCTGTTCGGCGACGGGAGCCTCGTGGTGCTTCCCACCGCCGGGCACACGTCGGGATCGATCTCTCTCCTGGTCCGTCGACCGGGGTGGGCGCCGATCCTGCTCGCGGGCGACCTCACGTTCGACGCGCATCACTTCGACGAAGAGCACATCCCCGGGATCGGCAGCCGTCGACAGCTGCGGGCCTCCACGAAGCGCGTGCGCGCCCTCCGCGCCCGGCTGCCCGGGCTCGTCGTCGCGGCCGCGCACGATCCCGGCGCCGCCGAGCTCTTCACCGCCGCGATCAGCGACCCGGGAGGACTCGAGAAGGGACGTCCATGACGACCACCCCCGCAGCGCCCAAGCCCGCGCCCGAGGCCCGCGGCGGCAACGTCGCCGGGCGCATGACCGCGCTGACCCTCTTCACCCCGATCCGCCGGCAGTGGACCTGGGCGCTGAGGCTCGGGTTCGCGATCGTCCCCTACCTTCCGGTGCGTCGGCACATCATCCAGTTCAACTTCATCAAGTTCGTGCGCTGGGTCATCGTCGACGACCTGGACGGCGAGAAGCTGCACTACCCGTACCTGTTCTTCGAGAGCAACTTCGACGGCCCCTGGCAGCACTACATCGACGCGTTCGCCTACGTCATCCCGGCCGACATCCGATTCGTCTGGGGGCGGGGCCCGGGCTTCCCCGGGCCGCCTCCCGCAGAGCCGCTCAAGGCGTGGATCGCACACAACAGCATGGAGGGCGGCACGTACTACTGCGCGCACGAGGACCTGTCGACGCGCCAGATCCAGCACGCCCTCAGCGTCACGGACGCCTTCGAGAAGCTGCAGCGAGACGCGCGCGGGATGAGCCCGGCGGAGTTCGGCCAGGCGTGGCGGTCCTTCCTGACCGATCAGCAGAGCCACCTCTAGGAGCGCAGATGCCGAATCGCACCGGAACCGCCTACGCCCTGACGACCTTCGCCCGGCTCGAGGATTCGGCGGACGCCGATGAGCTCGAGCGGTATCTGCAGGAGCTGCCCCGGGGGGCGGACAGTCCGTTCCACCGCCTGACGGGCGTGCATCTCACGCGCGTGCAGCTGTTCCGCACGCTCGTCCACCAGGGGCCCAAGCAGACCCACGACGACCGCCTTCGGCATCCGCACCTGGTCTTCACCAGCGTGTTCGACGGGGACCGTGACGCCTACCTCGATCAGCTTCGCGTGAAGGTTCCCGAATGCGACCGCTGGTGGGGCGACTGCGTCGGGTACCCCGGCCGGTCCGACGCGGCCGCCTTCGCCGCGTGGGTGCGCAGCCTCCAGCGGACCACGACGCTGTTCCAGTCCCCGTTCCCGACGGCGACGGTCGGGCGGATACGGGAGTCGGTGGCGATGCGAGAGCGCGTGCTCGACTTCGCCGTGTCGACCCAGGGGCTGGACGACGATGCTCTGCTGCGCCGCTTCCGAGAGGACTTCTGATGCTGGGGCGACCCGAGAACCTCCCCGCTCGCTCCGTCGAGCCCGCGACGATCGACCTCGGTGACATCCAGGGGAACGTGCTGCGCGGGTACACGATGCCCGCGGCGGCCTATGTCTTCCTCACGATCGTCGACGCGCCCCGCGCGCGGGCGCTGCTGCGACGCGTCCTGCCGCTGGTGCAGACCGCGGAGCTGTGGGACGCCACGCCCGAGCACGCCGTGAACGTCGCCTTCTCGCACGAGGGGCTGCGAGCGATGGGAGTGACCGAGGACGTGCTCGCGTCGTTCCCCGAGGTGTTCTCCGAGGGGATCGCCCCTCGCGCGGAGCGCCTGGGCGACACCGGCACCAGCGCACCGTCCGAGTGGGAGTTCTCGGACCCGCATGCTCTCCTGACCGTGTGCGCGGTCGACACCGAGTCGCTGGAGTCCGTTCTCGCGGAGCTGCGCGCATTCGAGGCCGAGGGCGCCGTGGAGTTCGTCCACATCATGCACACGCTCGATCGCACGACCGGGCACGACCATTTCGGCTTCTTCGACGGCGTGAGCCAGCCGGCGATCGCGGGCGCCGGCGTGCGCTCGCGGCGTGGCGACGGTCAGCCCGACGGCAATGGCGGGTGGCGGGAGGTCGCGACCGGCGAGGTGCTGCTGGGGTACCCGGACGAGGACGGCAGGCTCCCGGAGGCGCCGGCGGCGCCGTTCGAGCGCAACGGAACGTTCGTCGTCGTGCGCAAGCTCGCCATGGACGTGGCAGGCTTCCGTCGCTTCGTCCGCGACGCGGGCTATCCCGGAGGTCCCGACAAGCTCGCGGCCAAGATGGTGGGCCGCTGGCCCGACGGGACGCCCCTGGCGATCTCACCCGAGGCCCCCGACGCCGCGATCTCGGCCGATCCCGAGCGCATCAACGACTTCGCCTACGACGACGATCCCGAGGGCCTGCGCTGTCCCGTCGGCGCGCACGTGCGTCGCAGCAACCCGCGCGACTCGAAGGGGTTCTTCCACGGACGGCTCACCAACCGGCACCGGATGGTGCGCCGCGGTCGCTCGTACGGCACGCCGCTGGATGAGGACCGGCTGGATGACGACGGCACCGAGCGCGGACTGATGTTCGTGTCGTTCCAGACCGACATCTGGCGGCAGTTCGAGACGGTGCAGGCGCTGTGGATGAACGACGGCGACCCGCTCGGTGTCGGCGCCGACAAGGACTTCCTCGCCAGCGGCGACGACGACGGGGGCAAGATGACCATCCCGGGGCACCCGCCGTTCTTCCTCAAGCCGCTCCCCCGCTTCGTCACGACCCGAGGCGGGGCGTACCTCTTCCAGCCGTCGATGTCGGCGCTGCGGTGGCTCGGCGACCTGGCCTGAGCCGCGATCGGCGCGAGCCGCGTCCGGACCGCGCCCCGATCGTGCGCGCGCCGCGCTAGTCCGTGCGACCCGCGGCCGCGCGCTTCCACGGCGCGAACGCGTTCGTGACGCCGTCGAACGCGGGGGCCAGCTGCGGGAAGTGCCTCAGGATCACCGTGATCATGGTGTTGTCGGCGATCCAGTCCAGACCGGTCTGCGTGTAGTACTCGGCGGTGAAGCACTCGGTGAGGAACCGGTCGCTCTTGAGGCGCCGGCTGGCCATCAGGATGAACACGCGGAAGGCGGTGTCGCTGAAGCCGAACCCGGGCGGCGGCGTCTCGGCGTGCATCCCGACCTGGAGGTCCACCAGCTCGACGTCGCCGTACATCTCCTTCAGCTGCAGCGCCCAGACCGGGTCGTCGGTGAGCTCCTCGAAGGTCGCGGCGGGTCTCAGGTGGAGCTGGCGGCGGAACTCGTTGTACCGCGGCACGCCGCGCTCTCGGTCGCGCAGGATGTCGAGCGCCGCGAGATCCAGCCGCGTCCCGTCGGGCAGCGTGATGTCCTGCATCCAGCGCGGGAAGTTGTGCAGCTGGACCGCCCCCGGGTGCTGCGTGCCGAAGGAGTACCAGAGATCGGCGACGTCCTGTTCGCCCTCGAGCACGCGCTGGGCGTTGAGGAGGACGATCTCCTCGAAGTCCATGGCGTCGAGGAGCCGGTCGTCCGTGCGCGAGCGCACGTCGAGGCGCTCGGGAAGCAGCGGGTGCAGACGGTAGACCGCGGCGAACTCCTCGGTGAGCTGGTAGGGCGCGCCGTGGTGGTCGTGCTCGGACCCCGGGATGCCGCTGATCACATCGCTCTTGCTGAGGCGTCCGAAGCGGCGGCTGACGCGCTCGCCGGCCAGACCCCACCAGTTCGCGCGCATGGCGGTGTTCATCACCGGTGTTGCGATGATCCCCGGCGTCCACTCCACCGTGTGGATCTTCGCGAGCAGCGCCGAGACGATGAGCTGAGCGGTGCCGAACAGCTCGTCCTCGGTCATGTCGGGGTGCTCCCGGTGCAGGGCGTCGCAGATCGCGTTGTGCTCGAGGGTGAACAGCGTGTGGAGCATGCCCAGCCCCACCCACCAGTTCTCGTTGAACCCCGTCATCGCCACGCCGGACGCCGGATCCAGCGGCAGATGGCCGTCCTGAAGCTTGAGCTTGCCGCCGATGTGGCTGCGCACCTGACTCCGACGCGTCTCGGAGCTGCCGTAGATCGACGAGGCATCCCACCAGTGCGACTGGCTGTTGATGTACGTGGGCGGAAGGTGGGCGTCGGCGGCCGTGCGGGTCGTGTCCTGCTTGGTGCGCGGGATGCGCATGGGATCCTCGAACCAGCCGTCGTGGGGCGGCAGGGGCACCTCGAGCGGCTCGTCGTCCTCGCGCCCGTGCGCGAACCAGTCGTGCGTCTGGAACTGGATCCACGCCGCCGCGAGCAGGTTCAGCGACGTCGCCGGGGTGAAGCTGTCGCGCCGCATGAGCTTCTGGCTGATCTCGCGCGGGTTGGGCGTCAGCATGTGCTCGGTGTCGGGCCAGGCGCGCTCGAGCGACACGTTGCGCGCGAACCGCGTTCCGGCGCGGCCCATGTCGGGATCGCCCAGGTCGTTGTAGGCGCCGTCCGCGTTGCGGAATCGGCGATCGGATTCCCGCGCGCCCTCCAGCGTCGTCCCCGGGGTCCGTCCCGCGTCGCCCGGCGTCCGCGTGTCGACGAGATTCTCATCGCGCAGCTGATCCCGCAGCGCGATGAGGTTGACGACGCTCATCACGAAGGGCAGTCGGAACCAGGGCGTCTTCCGGTTGACGCGGCTGTAATAGCGGATCAGCGCCCGCCCGAAACCCGATGGATTGCTCACTTCCCGCTCCGTTCGGTTGAGGAATGCCCCAGTGTCCTGCCCGCATCATAGTGAAGCCGCACGTGCCGGGGCCATCACCCGCGTCGGATGCGCGACGGCATTCCGCCACGGGCATCCGTGTCCGGTTCCGCGCGAATACGTCCATTGCGGCGGGGCCCCGTGCGTGGATAGCGTGAGGTCAGGCACTGATCGACGGACGCGGGGCCAGGGGGCCGTCCGCTGGGGATTCGTGCCACGTGCTTCGCCGGGTACCACCGTACGCCGAAGGAGGGCCGCACCCGTGAACGCAGCCACACCCGAGCACGTCGACGCCGTCGTCGTGGGTTCTGGATTCGGAGCTTCCGTGTCCGCATACCGTCTCGCCGACGCCGGCCGATCGGTCATCGTGCTCGAACGCGGCCGGGCCTATCCGCCCGGCAGCTTCGCCCGCAACCCGTACGAGATGAGCCGGGCCTTCTGGGAGCCCAAGGACGAACTGTTCGGGCTCTTCGACATCCGCTCCTTCCGCAAGATCGAGGCGATCGTGTCGTCGGGTCTGGGCGGCGGGTCCCTCATCTACGCCAACGTCCTGCTGCGCAAGGACGAGCGCTGGTTCGTCCACGATTCGCCGCTGCCCGGCGGCGGATACGAGAACTGGCCGATCGGGCGCGGCGACCTCGACCCGCACTACGACGCGGTCGAGGCGATGATGAACCCCATCCCGAACCCGTACCCCGACCTGCCGAAGTCGCGCGCCCTGCGCGACGCCGCGGCCGCGGCCGGCCTCGAGGCGTTCTCACCACCGCTGGCGGTGTCGTTCTCACCGCGCCCGGGAGCACCCGCGGAGCAGAAGCAGATCATCGACGAGCCCCCGTACGGCAACATCCACGGCGTCCCGCGACTCACCTGCCGGCTGTGCGGCGAGTGCGACATCGGCTGCAACGAAGGCTCCAAGAACACCCTCGACCACAACTACCTGTCTGCTGCGGCGGCCAAGGGAGCCGACATCCGCACGCTCGCCGATGTGTACGGCATCACGCCGCTCGACGGCGGCGGCTACGAGGTCCGGTACCAGCAGTACGGCACCGAGGCCGAGGCGGACGGCAAGCGCACGCGCGAGCCCGTGACCATCAGGTGCAAAGAGCTGTATCTGGGAGCCGGGACGTTCGGGACGACCTCCCTTCTGCTGCGCAACCGGGTCGGGCTCCCGGCGCTCGGCCGCGCTCTCGGAAGCCGGTTCAGCGGCAACGGCGACCTGCTGACGTTCTGCTTCGATGCGAAGACCGTCACCGAGCGCGGGCATGTGCGCGTGATCGACGCCGCCCACGGCCCCGT
This region of Microbacterium thalassium genomic DNA includes:
- a CDS encoding alpha/beta fold hydrolase, whose product is MGDGAAGTDVPQATTERVRRPLRCGEPTVYDLVTEDGVTVRLTRFEGGSKGPVILTPGFGTSAVAYTLDTTDTNFPEYLYEHGYDVWIFEYRASPHLASASTQFSLDAIAQYDYPAAVAKVREITGAESVQIVAHCIGSLTMLMSMGLGLTGVRSAVASQVTLHPRGGALNEFRSGIYAASVMKALGIDTLTTEEDDDPSWLDKLYEKALALYPAGEEECERPFCRRVMFMYGEVYDHDHLNEATHEHLEEAFGVANMTTFLQITKILREDHAVSLDGEHDYLEDVEGLRLPIAFIHGEHNRLFVPEGSRLTYEFLRERNGPDLYTRHVIPGYAHMDCFIGKDAARDVYPLITAELDRFN
- a CDS encoding cytochrome P450: MANESAVPPGRLGLPWLGESAAILKDNHQFFRDRFDRYGPVFKTRLFGIDFAVFSGPEAFHRFATDPRIERIGAHPLPVAQMFDSSVAVTDGPHFRERKLSILDGVWRREAIAHYLPGMQAGLERMLDRWRAQPDVSVRESLSRFTAENTAAMYLVDPQPADVERLLRFLPAFSGAFTTLPIPLPWTQYGRAVRARRDLMALIDDTLDRHLAEPRDDALSRMIDSARSRGVDPRELRHDMVFLLFAGQSGLTVPLTFATMALGRNPEIMERARAEALAVAPDGDLTLDDLDRLEYLGAISKEVRRYYPMNASTNFGRVTAPMEVGGYRIPAGWGAIGAIHITMRNPDVFAEPDVFDPERFTPEREAKLAPGSYVPQGDGDRAGHRCPGEDMVTVATKLYLALALRRGVWSVPEQDLTLSREIFPMPRSGLRIRFEPQPPG
- a CDS encoding N-acyl homoserine lactonase family protein, whose product is MSTGAVRIRPDHARATWKPTFLWLLTSQRWTGPKPINVYVIEHERGVVVFDTGQDRASVTDPDYFPTGLAGVVFDRLARFEIAEDETLPVLMQAEGFDPAAVTHVVISHLHQDHIGGIADFPEAEVIVSRDEWDAHRKAGAEVQGYMRDHIDLPGVSWRIVDFEPTADPLLADFGGALDLFGDGSLVVLPTAGHTSGSISLLVRRPGWAPILLAGDLTFDAHHFDEEHIPGIGSRRQLRASTKRVRALRARLPGLVVAAAHDPGAAELFTAAISDPGGLEKGRP
- a CDS encoding Dyp-type peroxidase, producing the protein MLGRPENLPARSVEPATIDLGDIQGNVLRGYTMPAAAYVFLTIVDAPRARALLRRVLPLVQTAELWDATPEHAVNVAFSHEGLRAMGVTEDVLASFPEVFSEGIAPRAERLGDTGTSAPSEWEFSDPHALLTVCAVDTESLESVLAELRAFEAEGAVEFVHIMHTLDRTTGHDHFGFFDGVSQPAIAGAGVRSRRGDGQPDGNGGWREVATGEVLLGYPDEDGRLPEAPAAPFERNGTFVVVRKLAMDVAGFRRFVRDAGYPGGPDKLAAKMVGRWPDGTPLAISPEAPDAAISADPERINDFAYDDDPEGLRCPVGAHVRRSNPRDSKGFFHGRLTNRHRMVRRGRSYGTPLDEDRLDDDGTERGLMFVSFQTDIWRQFETVQALWMNDGDPLGVGADKDFLASGDDDGGKMTIPGHPPFFLKPLPRFVTTRGGAYLFQPSMSALRWLGDLA
- a CDS encoding peroxidase family protein, whose translation is MSNPSGFGRALIRYYSRVNRKTPWFRLPFVMSVVNLIALRDQLRDENLVDTRTPGDAGRTPGTTLEGARESDRRFRNADGAYNDLGDPDMGRAGTRFARNVSLERAWPDTEHMLTPNPREISQKLMRRDSFTPATSLNLLAAAWIQFQTHDWFAHGREDDEPLEVPLPPHDGWFEDPMRIPRTKQDTTRTAADAHLPPTYINSQSHWWDASSIYGSSETRRSQVRSHIGGKLKLQDGHLPLDPASGVAMTGFNENWWVGLGMLHTLFTLEHNAICDALHREHPDMTEDELFGTAQLIVSALLAKIHTVEWTPGIIATPVMNTAMRANWWGLAGERVSRRFGRLSKSDVISGIPGSEHDHHGAPYQLTEEFAAVYRLHPLLPERLDVRSRTDDRLLDAMDFEEIVLLNAQRVLEGEQDVADLWYSFGTQHPGAVQLHNFPRWMQDITLPDGTRLDLAALDILRDRERGVPRYNEFRRQLHLRPAATFEELTDDPVWALQLKEMYGDVELVDLQVGMHAETPPPGFGFSDTAFRVFILMASRRLKSDRFLTECFTAEYYTQTGLDWIADNTMITVILRHFPQLAPAFDGVTNAFAPWKRAAAGRTD